The following are encoded in a window of Cuculus canorus isolate bCucCan1 chromosome 39, bCucCan1.pri, whole genome shotgun sequence genomic DNA:
- the LOC128850176 gene encoding NEDD8: MLIKVKTLTGKEIEIDIEPTDKVERIKERVEEKEGIPPQQQRLIYSGKQMNDEKTAADYKIQGGSVLHLVLALRGGFAAARPPSGSARRSRTPKPHPGSRCCSARPPNPRCVRWRPWCCGGAFWGDGGGRTPS; the protein is encoded by the exons ATGCTGATCAAAGtgaag ACCCTGACAGGGAAAGAGATCGAAATCGACATCGAACCCACGGACAAG GTGGAGCGGATCAAGGAACgggtggaggagaaagaggggatccccccccagcagcagcgCCTGATCTACAGCGGCAAACAGAT gaACGACGAGAAGACGGCGGCCGACTACAAGATCCAGGGCGGCTCCGTCCTCCACCTCGTCCTGGCGCTTCGCGGGGGGTTCGCGGCCGCCCG GCCACCCTCAGGCTCCGCGAGGCGCTCAAGGACCCCGAAACCCCATCCCGGCTCGCGGTGCTGCTCCGCCAGGCCTCCCAACCCCAG GTGCGTCAGATGGCGGCCGTGGTGCTGCGGAGGCGCCTTTTGGGGCGATGGAGGGGGACGGACCCCGAGCTGA